Proteins encoded by one window of Haematobia irritans isolate KBUSLIRL chromosome 2, ASM5000362v1, whole genome shotgun sequence:
- the LOC142225799 gene encoding uncharacterized protein LOC142225799: MDSRRYQKRKTVKSGSACDPPLDMECEYLDNSSEPWEFEENLQFLEEAETLRVTDSSIVFENDFELEEAQASSSSYSFNNSASTKDPRRDSDRSDLEAELVKSVSKMVNIAERGKSSHSGFLGCISSMMDTFDSDDIAEFEGRIVEIGFEIRRRNKIKK, from the exons ATGGACAGTAGACGTTACCAAAAAAGAAAGACGGTAAAATCTGGTAGTGCATGTGACCCTCCCCTGGATATGGAATGCGAGTATTTGGATAATTCCAGCGAACCGtgggaatttgaagaaaatttgcaatttttagaGGAAGCGGAAACTTTGCGAGT TACGGACAGTTCCATTGTGTtcgaaaatgattttgaattggAAGAAGCTCAAGCATCCTCATCATCATATTCATTT AACAATTCTGCAAGCACAAAGGATCCTCGACGCGACAGTGATCGATCTGATTTGGAAGCTGAACTGGTGAAATCTGTTTCCAAAATGGTTAATATTGCAGAACGAGGAAAAAGTAGCCATTCTGGATTTTTAGGCTGCATCAGTTCGATGATGGATACTTTTGACAGCGACGATATAGCCGAATTTGAAGGAAGGATAGTGGAAATAGGTTTTGAAATACgaagaagaaacaaaattaaaaaatag
- the LOC142227586 gene encoding uncharacterized protein LOC142227586, with the protein MDNKNIERFYSKLLELNGNKSRDINNIAECALKCTKDSDNIAKLLEKYLYRVSGQILLPLLYVVDAIVKNDECGMYAKQFSARIVHIFAEVFKKVNEKTREAMYKLRHTWNKTFLDNVLYDLDMTIHTLDPNWPIVAKPQLQPVEMIFFENENVSEEDEDELSSTDEVDDELSSNSSSISSSMYQNVQEVLSYNTTPDLNIMVSVAVGVYQFIKLHRQQEKISRSPKNTYLAERNHKGRFTTSFEDLLKSECKFKENFHMDSETFFCLFDLVEERLRPKRNTHPKDGISAKEKLAVVLEYFACGSLQRHIASVYRISKQHFGKILDDVCNAICTALKSEIPAISSGNLKANAETFLKWDFPNCLGALRPVLCSVFALKLHTKPKNAKNLRNFEFQRENRTEYRPLDGKHVSIKCPPKSGSLFYNYKGYFSIVLMAVANGDYSFAYFDIGAYGSEGDAGIFRTCSLGKAIKQNILPFPSSNAMGYPYVFVADDAFPLHHRIMKPYKPTRNAVLDEEKQIFNYRLSRARRCVENAFGIMCSKNVCLSKTMFCGPDRAKKIIKTFVYLHNFMIRTRKRKYCHPLLPDTETKNGEVVRGRFRHALKPDSLFFSDINYGSQGRSHESGIIVRDTIKDFFNSEEGSLPWQRKYAYLE; encoded by the exons atggataacaaaaatattgaaagattCTATTCAAAACTGTTggaattaaatggaaataaatcaaGAGACATTAATAACATTGCCGAGTGTGCTTTAAAATGTACAAAGGATTCCGATAATATAGCcaaattattggaaaaatatttatatcgaGTTTCTGGTCAAATTTTGTTGCCATTACTATATGTGGTTGACGCAATAGTCAAAAACGATGAATGTGGTATGTACGCAAAACAATTTAGTGCACGAATAGTTCATATATTTGCTGAAGTATTTAAAAAG GTGAATGAAAAAACGAGGGAAGCGATGTACAAGTTGAGGCATACATGGAATAAGACGTTCCTTGATAACGTTCTCTATGATTTGGATATGACAATCCATACTTTGGATCCAAATTGGCCAATCGTCGCAAAACCCCAATTACAACCAGTTGAAATGATCTTTTTT GAAAATGAAAATGTATCAGAAGAAGATGAAGATGAATTGAGCTCCACCGATGAAGTCGATGACGAGCTGAGTTCAAACTCATCATCAATTTCATCAAGCATGTATCAAAATGTCCAAGAAGTGCTTTCTTACAACACCACACCTGATTTGAACATTATGGTATCAGTCGCTGTTGGTGTGTATCAATTTATTAAATTGCACCGCCAACAGGAAAAAATTTCACGGAGTCCAAAAAATACGTACTTAGCAGAAAGGAATCATAAAGGCCGCTTCACTACCAGT TTCGAAGACCTATTAAAGTCGGAgtgtaaatttaaggaaaattttcacatGGACTCGGAGACTTTCTTTTGTCTATTCGATCTTGTGGAAGAAAGACTGAGACCGAAAAGGAATACTCATCCCAAGGATGGAATTAGTGCTAAAGAAAAGCTTGCAGTCGTGTTGGA ATATTTTGCATGTGGATCCTTACAACGCCATATAGCATCCGTATATCGAATAAGCAAGcagcattttggaaaaattttggatgACGTCTGCAATGCTATTTGCACAGCATTGAAATCAGAAATTCCAGCTATATCTAGCGGTAACCTGAAGGCAAATgctgaaacatttttgaaatgggATTTTCCGAATTGCCTTGgagctttaaggccggtactctgttcggttttcgcgttgaaactccatacaaaaccaaaaaatgcgaaaaatttgcgaaatttt gagtttcaacgcgaaaaccgaacagagtaccggcctttagatgGGAAGCATGTTTCTATAAAATGCCCCCCAAAGTCAGGAAGTTTATTTTACAACTACAAA GGTTATTTTAGCATTGTACTTATGGCTGTCGCAAATGGCGATTACTCCTtcgcatattttgatataggggCTTATGGTTCAGAAGGGGACGCAGGAATTTTTCGAACTTGTAGTCTAGGAAaagcaataaaacaaaatattctgccTTTTCCCTCATCCAACGCTATGGGTTATCCGTACGTATTCGTAGCGGATGATGCATTCCCGCTACATCATCGAATTATGAAACCTTACAAGCCCACTAGGAATGCAGTTTTAGACGAGGAGAAGCAAATCTTCAATTATCGTCTCAGCAGAGCCCGACGTTGCGTGGAAAATGCTTTTGGTATTATGTGCTCCAAAAATGTTTGCCTTTCAAAAACCATGTTCTGTGGACCTGATAgagccaaaaaaattattaagaccTTTGtatatttgcataattttatgataaGAACTCGAAAACgtaaatactgtcatccacttTTACCTGATACGGAGACTAAAAATGGTGAAGTGGTACGTGGCCGATTTCGGCATGCTTTGAAGCCGGATTCCTTATTTTTTTCTGACATCAACTATGGATCACAAGGAAGATCACATGAATCTGGTATAATAGTTCGCGATAcaataaaagattttttcaacTCCGAAGAGGGATCTTTACCTTGGCAGAGAAAATATGCTTACTtggaataa